The following are encoded together in the bacterium genome:
- a CDS encoding DUF192 domain-containing protein, which produces MIRTRMGWAFALLLVPWGCGPRPQPGPSRELTIGARRITVEVADTPARKERGLMYRESLGDDEGMLFPYPETTRRAFWMKNTGVPLSIAFISPYGLIVEIQDMAPDDGAVLHTPAVPYRYALEMNRGWFERNGIGLGAPVGNLP; this is translated from the coding sequence GTGATTCGAACGAGGATGGGATGGGCGTTCGCGCTCCTGCTGGTGCCCTGGGGGTGCGGGCCCCGTCCCCAGCCGGGCCCCAGCCGGGAGCTCACGATCGGCGCCCGGCGGATAACGGTGGAAGTCGCCGATACCCCCGCCCGGAAGGAACGCGGGCTGATGTACCGGGAGAGCCTGGGAGACGACGAGGGGATGCTTTTTCCCTATCCGGAGACGACCCGGAGGGCGTTCTGGATGAAAAACACCGGCGTTCCCCTTTCCATCGCGTTCATCAGTCCCTACGGGCTGATCGTCGAAATTCAGGATATGGCTCCGGACGACGGGGCCGTACTGCATACTCCCGCCGTTCCCTACCGCTATGCCCTGGAAATGAACCGGGGCTGGTTCGAGCGCAACGGGATCGGGCTGGGCGCGCCGGTCGGGAACCTGCCGTGA
- the fmt gene encoding methionyl-tRNA formyltransferase, which yields MKSLPALVFMGTGSFCVPSLETLAGAGHPILGVITRPGRPAGRGRRLADPPAAVEGRRLGLTVLQPERPGDPGTVEAVRKLAPDLIVAAAYGAYIPAALIESAHLGAINLHPSLLPRYRGAAPVAWALINGDAETGVCVHYLAEEVDAGDVLASRALAIDPEDDRASLEARLARAGAVLLAETAAAIASGTARAVPQDHSRAVAAPRLRKEDGRIDWTLASAAAVNRIRGLHPWPGSFTVLPAGGREREVRILRARAVPGDWGAPGTVHVPERERLVVAAGSGAVEITEIQVPGKKALTAPEFLRGYPPVEGGKAR from the coding sequence GTGAAATCCCTCCCCGCCCTGGTTTTCATGGGGACCGGTTCGTTCTGCGTCCCTTCCCTCGAAACATTGGCCGGCGCCGGGCACCCGATCCTGGGAGTGATCACCCGCCCCGGGCGTCCGGCGGGCCGGGGGCGGCGCCTGGCCGATCCTCCGGCCGCGGTCGAGGGGCGCCGTCTGGGGTTGACGGTCCTGCAACCCGAGCGTCCGGGGGATCCGGGGACCGTCGAGGCGGTCAGGAAGCTGGCCCCCGACCTGATCGTCGCCGCGGCCTACGGCGCCTATATCCCGGCGGCCCTGATCGAGTCGGCGCATCTGGGGGCGATCAACCTCCACCCCTCGCTGCTCCCCCGGTACCGGGGGGCGGCTCCGGTGGCCTGGGCCCTGATCAACGGCGACGCGGAGACCGGGGTCTGTGTTCACTATCTGGCCGAGGAGGTCGACGCCGGCGACGTCCTCGCTTCCCGCGCGCTGGCCATCGATCCCGAGGACGACCGGGCGTCGCTGGAAGCCCGCCTGGCCCGGGCCGGCGCCGTCCTCCTGGCGGAGACGGCGGCGGCGATCGCCTCCGGAACCGCCCGGGCCGTTCCCCAGGACCATTCCCGGGCGGTCGCGGCACCGCGGTTGAGGAAGGAGGACGGCAGGATCGACTGGACCCTGGCCTCGGCGGCCGCGGTCAATCGGATCCGGGGGCTCCACCCCTGGCCCGGGAGTTTTACCGTTCTGCCCGCGGGCGGCCGCGAGCGCGAGGTGCGTATTCTTCGGGCCCGGGCCGTGCCGGGGGACTGGGGCGCGCCGGGCACGGTCCACGTGCCGGAGCGGGAACGGCTGGTGGTCGCAGCGGGTTCCGGCGCGGTGGAAATAACGGAAATCCAGGTTCCCGGGAAAAAGGCGCTGACGGCCCCGGAGTTCCTGCGGGGATACCCGCCGGTGGAAGGAGGGAAGGCACGGTGA